In the bacterium genome, TGGGTGTCGAGCAACAAACGGGATTTCTTCTCGATCTTAAGAACCAAGTTGAACTGGGGGTTCGATTTATCCATGCAATCCAACAGCGCTCCGGCATAGGACCGACGCTGATCACAGGGCATGCCCTGACGTGGATCCGCTTTTTCTCCAGCCGGAGCCGCGCAAACCTGCATCCTAAAGATGAGACGGTCACAGGTGTGAACAAAGAGAGAGCTAAAACTCCGCTCATGGAACAGTATCTGGCCATCAAGAGCCGGCACAAGGACGCCATCCTGTTTTTTCGCATGGGTGATTTTTACGAGATGTTCTACGAGGACGCGCGCATCGGCTCGGAAGTGCTGGGCATCACCTACACCTCCCGCGCGCACGGCAAAGCGGCGGATGTGCCGCTGGCAGGATTTCCCCACCACGCGCTGGACACCTATCTCAACAAAATGATCAAAGCCGGGTATCGCGTCGCCATCTGCGAACAGACCGAAGATCCTAAACTGGCTAAAACCATCGTCAAACGGGAGGTGCTGGAGATCGTCTCCCCGGGCACCGCTGTCTCCGACGACCTGCTCGAAACCAAGCGCAATAACTATCTGGTCTCCCTGTTCGGCGGCGTACGTCTGGTCGGCCTGGCTGTGGTGGATGTCTCCACCGGCGAGTTTCAAGTGAATGAGGTGCAGCGAACGGAATTGATCGAACAGGTCAGCGGCCTGTCCCCCGCTGAACTGTTGGCCGCTGAATCGCAGATGGAGGAATTCAGCGGTCTGTTCAAACAGCTCGGCTGCCCGGTAACCAAACGCGACGATTGGACGTTTCAGGCAGACTATTGCCGCGAGACCCTCACCAGCCATCTCGGCACTCTGAATCTCAAAGGCTTCGGACTGGAGGAACTGACCGTCGGGCTGCAGGCGGCCGGTGCGGTGATCAGCTATTTGCGCGAACATCAAAAAGAAAAACTGGTGCACATCAACCGGATCCGCCGCATGGCCGGCGACGAGTATATGATGATCGACACCGCCTCCCGACGCAACTTGGAGTTGATCCAATCCATGAATCAACAGCACAAGCACGGCACGCTGCTTTCCGTGCTGGATCGCACACACACTCCGATGGGCGGCCGCATGCTGGTGCAATGGATATTGCGGCCATTGCTTAAACCCGAGGCGATTCGTCGTCGTCAGGATGCCATCGCCGTCCTGTTCGAATCCGCCAACCTGCGCAACGGCCTTGCTGAGGCGCTGCGCAAAGCCGGCGATCTCGAACGGTTGCTGGCCAAATTCGCCACCGCCCGCGCCAATGGGCGCGACGCACTGGCGGTGCTAACCTCCCTGCGCACCGTGGTGGAGATAAAGAAACTGCTGCAGGAGGTGACGGATCCGCTGTTGGCCGAATGTGCCGAGACCCTGCAACCGTTGCCTGATCTGGCCTCTGAGCTGGATCGCGCCATCCAGGATCATCCGCCGCTTTCCATCACCGACGGCGGTTTTATTAAGCGCGGCTACAGCGTTGAATTGGACAAGCTCCGCGAGATCGC is a window encoding:
- the mutS gene encoding DNA mismatch repair protein MutS, translated to MEQYLAIKSRHKDAILFFRMGDFYEMFYEDARIGSEVLGITYTSRAHGKAADVPLAGFPHHALDTYLNKMIKAGYRVAICEQTEDPKLAKTIVKREVLEIVSPGTAVSDDLLETKRNNYLVSLFGGVRLVGLAVVDVSTGEFQVNEVQRTELIEQVSGLSPAELLAAESQMEEFSGLFKQLGCPVTKRDDWTFQADYCRETLTSHLGTLNLKGFGLEELTVGLQAAGAVISYLREHQKEKLVHINRIRRMAGDEYMMIDTASRRNLELIQSMNQQHKHGTLLSVLDRTHTPMGGRMLVQWILRPLLKPEAIRRRQDAIAVLFESANLRNGLAEALRKAGDLERLLAKFATARANGRDALAVLTSLRTVVEIKKLLQEVTDPLLAECAETLQPLPDLASELDRAIQDHPPLSITDGGFIKRGYSVELDKLREIAYGGKDWIARLQQQEREATGIPSLKVNFNKVFGYYIEITNPHLSKVPVHYTRKQTLVNAERYITQELKEYEERILGAEDKIVSLEYELFEQLRKRVLEYTRDLQANAAMQAQLDCLLGLAQAAVENEYVRPEVNEGTVIDIREGRHPVIEKLLRPGEPFIRNDAFLDNHTQQLLIITGPNMAGKSTFLRQVGLIVIMAQMGGFVPAASARIGVVDRVFTRVGASDNLAAGESTFLTEMNETANILNNATPSSLILLDEIGRGTSTFDGLSIAWSVAEYLHNTAHLAAKTIFATHYHELTELELILPRVKNYNVAVREWGDRIVFLRKIVPGGCDHSYGIQVAKLAGLPQEVISRAKEILQNLETEALNASSRPKLAEHHEVRKDNVHQLNLFGELEHAVREELKNLDPNQLTPLQALSKLDELKQLASREE